Proteins found in one Rhodobacter capsulatus SB 1003 genomic segment:
- a CDS encoding Ig-like domain-containing protein, with amino-acid sequence MGGISRGFVAGEGASDFVQVGAGDEISLNLSKTSILKYMRDGDDLQIILVDGRTITLSGFYPAHGELYISSDGELTAVALEEGGNGVIYADYGTPEVMGKWSPNEQLAFLDGDDVLGPAGDDVTGMANFAPAALALGPLGWAAAGLAGLGLSGGGDSGPTDPTSPTDPTDPTDPTDPTDPTDPTDPTDPTDPTDPTDPTDPTDPTDPTDPTDPTDPTDPTDPTEPTHPTPTVDERDPATLTTNTEASATVSGTGETGSTVVVTLGGETMTATVGASGTWSVTFTGSTFPADGDYSSSVVVTAPGGAVYNLDGPDYLIDMTRPPVAITEGAQSTGDIENASEHADGITIRGTSEPGATIRVVIDGHEQTTTVGGDGGWNVTFPTSDLPEGTYTKGMLVTATDIHGNVTTLTDTLAVDTETSVRFDANLAGGDDLVNQAERAAGDLVLTGTAEAGATVLVQFGTGSRSVTADAQGRWSAAFSAGEYAAGTYTGEATVTATDLAGNTATQTHLIDVDTEVSPLSHWTDTPGTDGVVNGAEAAGGLLIEGTVEAGSVVTVQLASGRIVLASVNSDGSWSAQIPASDLPTTETNNLQLTVNATDPYGNTATQTSLIDVDPLVRNFHAFSTVTNDNVVNRSEAQTGFAISGTVEPGATVAVTLENGAVRTVTAQGDGTWTAVFTAADLPGGSGAMSYTAVATDAAQNTATTSGSFSYDLVTPDAPVIGDVTNNGNGTRGLYADVSEGDHYVIETVAADGTVTLMRDSEPMSTPSEDEYYSFNRVPDGQFLVVTDSDTAGNEMSTLLVVSPNGSVTMDLDNSGLSRFDFGSIDLHHASVDLTITAEQLQSLTGGDNDLIVRGDANDRVTALGATDTGATASIDGHSYSIYTLGDEGHRILIDDSITNVTI; translated from the coding sequence ATGGGCGGTATTTCCCGTGGCTTTGTCGCCGGAGAAGGCGCAAGCGATTTCGTTCAGGTTGGGGCTGGCGACGAGATTTCGCTGAACCTGAGCAAGACCAGCATCCTGAAATATATGCGGGACGGCGACGACCTCCAGATCATTCTGGTCGACGGGCGCACCATCACCTTGTCCGGGTTCTATCCCGCACATGGCGAACTTTACATCTCTTCGGACGGGGAACTGACCGCGGTGGCGCTTGAAGAGGGCGGCAACGGGGTGATCTATGCCGATTACGGCACCCCCGAAGTGATGGGGAAATGGAGCCCGAACGAACAGCTGGCCTTCCTGGACGGCGATGACGTCCTGGGCCCGGCCGGGGATGATGTCACCGGCATGGCCAATTTTGCCCCGGCCGCGCTGGCACTCGGCCCGCTGGGCTGGGCTGCGGCCGGTCTGGCCGGCCTGGGTCTGTCCGGCGGCGGCGACAGCGGTCCGACCGATCCCACCAGCCCCACGGACCCGACCGATCCCACGGATCCGACCGATCCCACGGACCCGACGGACCCGACCGATCCTACGGACCCGACCGATCCCACGGATCCGACCGATCCCACGGACCCGACCGATCCCACGGATCCGACCGATCCCACGGACCCGACCGATCCCACGGACCCGACCGATCCGACCGAGCCCACGCATCCGACGCCCACCGTCGATGAGCGCGATCCGGCGACGCTGACCACCAACACCGAAGCCTCGGCGACGGTGTCGGGCACCGGCGAAACCGGCTCGACCGTGGTGGTGACGCTGGGCGGCGAAACCATGACGGCCACCGTCGGCGCCAGCGGCACCTGGTCGGTGACCTTCACCGGCTCGACCTTCCCGGCGGATGGCGATTATTCCTCGAGCGTGGTGGTCACCGCGCCCGGCGGCGCCGTCTACAATCTTGACGGCCCCGATTACCTGATCGACATGACCCGTCCGCCGGTGGCGATCACCGAAGGCGCGCAATCGACCGGCGACATCGAAAACGCCAGCGAACATGCCGATGGCATCACCATCCGCGGCACCAGCGAGCCCGGGGCGACGATCCGTGTCGTCATCGACGGCCATGAACAGACCACCACCGTCGGCGGCGACGGCGGCTGGAACGTGACCTTCCCGACCTCCGACCTGCCGGAGGGCACCTATACCAAGGGCATGCTGGTCACCGCGACCGACATCCACGGCAACGTCACCACCCTGACCGACACGCTGGCGGTGGATACCGAAACCAGTGTCCGCTTCGATGCCAATCTGGCGGGCGGGGATGATCTGGTGAACCAGGCCGAACGCGCCGCGGGCGATCTGGTGCTGACCGGCACGGCCGAGGCCGGGGCCACGGTGCTGGTGCAGTTCGGCACCGGCTCGCGCAGCGTGACCGCCGATGCGCAGGGCCGCTGGAGCGCCGCCTTCAGCGCGGGCGAATATGCTGCGGGCACCTATACCGGCGAGGCCACGGTCACCGCGACCGACCTTGCGGGCAATACCGCGACGCAGACGCATCTGATCGATGTCGACACCGAAGTCTCGCCGCTGTCGCACTGGACCGACACCCCCGGCACCGACGGCGTGGTGAACGGCGCCGAGGCCGCGGGAGGACTTCTGATCGAGGGCACCGTCGAGGCCGGATCGGTCGTCACCGTGCAGCTGGCCTCGGGCCGGATCGTCCTCGCCTCGGTGAATTCGGACGGCAGCTGGTCGGCGCAGATCCCGGCCTCGGACCTGCCGACGACCGAGACGAACAACCTGCAGCTGACGGTGAACGCCACCGATCCCTATGGCAACACCGCGACCCAGACCAGTCTGATCGATGTCGATCCGCTGGTGCGCAACTTCCATGCCTTCAGCACGGTGACGAACGACAACGTGGTGAACCGGTCCGAGGCGCAGACGGGCTTTGCGATCTCGGGCACGGTCGAACCCGGGGCGACGGTCGCGGTGACGCTGGAAAACGGCGCCGTCCGCACCGTCACCGCCCAGGGCGACGGGACCTGGACCGCGGTTTTCACCGCGGCCGACCTGCCGGGCGGCTCGGGCGCGATGAGCTACACGGCCGTGGCCACCGATGCGGCGCAGAACACCGCGACGACCTCGGGCAGCTTCAGCTATGATCTGGTGACGCCGGATGCGCCGGTGATCGGCGATGTCACCAATAACGGCAACGGCACCCGCGGCCTTTACGCCGATGTCAGCGAGGGAGATCACTACGTGATCGAAACCGTCGCGGCGGATGGCACCGTCACCCTGATGCGCGACAGCGAGCCGATGAGCACGCCGAGCGAGGACGAATACTATTCGTTCAACCGGGTGCCGGATGGGCAGTTCCTTGTCGTCACCGACAGCGATACCGCCGGAAACGAGATGTCGACCCTGCTGGTCGTCAGCCCGAACGGCAGCGTGACGATGGATCTGGACAACAGCGGGCTGAGCCGGTTCGACTTCGGCTCGATCGACCTGCATCACGCCTCGGTCGATCTGACGATCACCGCCGAGCAGCTGCAATCGCTGACCGGCGGCGACAATGACCTGATCGTGCGCGGCGATGCCAACGACCGGGTCACCGCGCTGGGCGCCACCGACACCGGCGCGACGGCGTCGATCGACGGGCACAGCTACAGCATCTACACGCTGGGAGACGAGGGACACCGCATCCTGATCGACGACTCGATCACCAACGTCACGATCTGA
- a CDS encoding TolC family protein, which produces MTRNGSFAPLFRALPVARMSAAALIAMMASGCMEGTPFPTGRSAFSPATATLVAGKSGTTVDTSAIIAELAGRVSVLPGSGPYAQVAEAVLRDAKGSAKAELRVARLTAQATSKNWLPRIGPSLSLTRLGDLAAELLINQTLWDNGAKRAEREAAAADVEVAAVSLSAEMNDTVAEGLKAYVNALKAREQAAVADRSVAKLGDFNEIMQIRVEGGLSDGTEARVLAQKLSEMQATAQADRDTAAAAMAQLRAMTSAPLDGLAGMNDLALPEPLPGALSVTKSRAEAERAEAEARINRAGHLPKLGAEARTGSGDSDIGLTLGIDQMLGFGTKAQLEAVEATREAAAARVARTEQTEAQDVAALRAKIAALEAREARDGAVVAETAAGLEMFTEQYKMGRRSLMDLVSMYESHAQMAHAQAGLKYDIALIKLEIARKHGILVDGRNI; this is translated from the coding sequence ATGACCCGGAACGGCAGCTTCGCGCCGCTTTTCCGGGCCCTCCCCGTGGCCCGGATGTCGGCGGCGGCACTGATTGCGATGATGGCGAGCGGCTGTATGGAGGGGACCCCCTTCCCCACCGGCCGCTCGGCCTTCTCTCCTGCGACGGCCACGCTGGTCGCGGGCAAGTCCGGAACGACGGTCGACACCTCGGCGATCATCGCCGAGCTGGCGGGCCGGGTGTCGGTGCTGCCCGGGTCGGGCCCCTATGCGCAGGTGGCCGAGGCGGTGCTGCGCGATGCCAAGGGCTCTGCCAAGGCGGAGCTGCGGGTGGCGCGGCTGACGGCGCAGGCGACCTCGAAGAACTGGCTGCCGCGGATCGGGCCCAGCCTCAGCCTGACGCGGCTGGGCGATCTGGCGGCCGAGCTGCTGATCAACCAGACCCTGTGGGACAATGGCGCGAAACGGGCCGAGCGCGAGGCGGCGGCGGCCGATGTCGAAGTGGCGGCGGTCTCGCTTTCGGCCGAGATGAACGACACCGTGGCCGAGGGGCTGAAGGCCTATGTCAATGCGCTGAAGGCGCGCGAACAGGCGGCGGTGGCGGATCGTTCGGTGGCGAAACTGGGCGATTTCAACGAGATCATGCAGATCCGCGTCGAAGGCGGGCTGTCGGATGGCACCGAGGCCCGGGTGCTGGCGCAAAAGCTCTCCGAGATGCAGGCGACGGCGCAGGCCGATCGCGACACGGCGGCGGCGGCGATGGCGCAGCTGCGCGCGATGACCTCGGCGCCGCTCGACGGGCTTGCCGGGATGAACGACCTGGCCCTGCCCGAGCCCCTGCCCGGGGCGCTTTCGGTGACGAAATCGCGCGCCGAGGCGGAACGGGCCGAGGCCGAGGCGCGGATCAACCGCGCCGGTCATCTGCCGAAGCTGGGCGCCGAGGCCCGCACCGGCAGCGGCGACAGCGACATCGGCCTGACGCTCGGCATCGACCAGATGCTGGGCTTCGGCACGAAAGCGCAGCTGGAAGCGGTCGAGGCCACGCGCGAGGCCGCCGCGGCCCGGGTGGCGCGGACCGAACAGACCGAGGCGCAGGACGTGGCGGCGCTGCGCGCCAAGATCGCCGCGCTGGAAGCGCGCGAGGCCCGCGACGGCGCGGTGGTGGCGGAGACCGCCGCCGGGCTGGAGATGTTCACCGAGCAATACAAGATGGGGCGGCGGTCGCTGATGGATCTCGTGAGCATGTATGAAAGCCATGCGCAGATGGCCCATGCGCAGGCCGGGCTGAAGTATGACATCGCGCTGATAAAGCTGGAAATCGCGCGCAAACACGGGATATTGGTGGACGGCAGAAATATCTGA
- the hslO gene encoding Hsp33 family molecular chaperone HslO, which translates to MTPLSQIAWDDTVLPFQLDRSDVRGRIARLDGVLEDVLRQHDYPAVVEGLVAEIALLTALIGQTMKLRWKLSLQVRGKGPIRILATDYYAPETEGGPARIRAWASFDPARLEEDADPFGQIGEGYLAVMIDQGEGTLPYQGMTPLAGGALSACAETYFAQSEQLPTRFQLAYGRSTEAGQAERWRAGGVMLQMMPSSPIAAREGSGEGGLLRHADILAGAEDENWTRANVLLDTVETMELIGPSVGLTNLLVRLFNEEVPRVYDPVPVRFGCTCSADRVRTSLSIYSARDLRHMTTAEGTVTADCQFCGAHYVFDPLTLGFEAVKNPDGSPKEAADG; encoded by the coding sequence ATGACACCGCTTTCGCAAATCGCTTGGGACGATACCGTCCTGCCGTTCCAACTTGACCGCTCGGATGTGCGCGGCCGCATCGCCCGCCTGGATGGCGTGCTGGAAGACGTGCTGCGCCAGCACGATTACCCGGCCGTGGTCGAGGGGCTGGTGGCGGAGATCGCCCTGCTCACGGCGCTGATCGGGCAGACGATGAAACTGCGCTGGAAGCTCTCGCTGCAGGTGCGCGGCAAGGGGCCGATCCGGATTCTGGCCACCGATTATTACGCCCCCGAGACCGAGGGCGGCCCCGCCCGCATCCGCGCCTGGGCCAGTTTCGACCCGGCCCGGCTGGAGGAAGACGCCGATCCCTTCGGCCAGATCGGCGAGGGCTATCTGGCGGTGATGATCGATCAGGGCGAGGGGACGCTGCCCTATCAGGGCATGACGCCGCTCGCCGGTGGCGCGCTTTCGGCCTGTGCCGAGACCTATTTTGCCCAGTCCGAACAGCTGCCGACCCGGTTCCAGCTCGCCTATGGCCGCTCGACCGAGGCCGGTCAGGCCGAACGCTGGCGGGCCGGTGGCGTGATGCTGCAGATGATGCCCTCCTCGCCCATTGCCGCGCGCGAAGGCTCGGGCGAGGGCGGTCTGCTGCGCCATGCCGACATTCTGGCCGGGGCCGAGGACGAGAACTGGACCCGGGCCAATGTGCTGCTCGATACGGTCGAGACGATGGAGCTGATCGGCCCCTCGGTCGGGTTGACGAACCTGCTGGTGCGGCTCTTCAACGAGGAAGTGCCGCGGGTCTATGATCCGGTGCCGGTGCGGTTCGGCTGCACCTGCTCGGCCGATCGGGTGCGCACCAGCCTGTCGATCTATTCCGCCCGCGATCTGCGCCACATGACCACCGCCGAGGGCACGGTGACCGCCGATTGCCAGTTCTGCGGGGCGCATTACGTGTTCGATCCGCTGACGCTGGGCTTCGAGGCGGTGAAGAACCCCGATGGCAGCCCGAAAGAGGCGGCGGATGGCTGA
- a CDS encoding ATP-binding cassette domain-containing protein, whose translation MIAFDLNAARVSGASDGVLPKAVPATPSAPKAPGRARARAELASAYAALLGAQVPAADILEQMLLAVGEATAAVTGAEADEVQPEHIAAVLRVAGMTATVEQIARLSPGQWPALAQMTSGQLVLVIKQEAELLFVYDKTCPDQRAEVALAEFAPFFSGRIIRARTSLRQLESRHAPDTAPEHWFWGAFKAQRRAFVEVALGSLFANILAVAVSMFSMQVYDRVIPHKSEATLWVLALGALLALVLEMALKLARSGLMDLAGRKIELTVQGLLMDRLLGMKAAPGRRSPSQLFSAMREFSSVREFFTASTIGTIADIPFIFIFLALVASIGGNLVWVLLAGAILMVVPGFLLQGKMMKITQSTQGASARAAKLLHEAIYEHETVATQRGADRFKRVWEELTTLSAVKSSESRKLASALTYWAQMMQQATYVTAVMVGAYMVFEGEFTVGAIIAIGLLTSRTLAPLTQLAGTMARWANVKAALQGLEEIAGADQVQAASRSYLRAERIEGEYELRGLEFKYDPEASATVDIAALRIPPGQRVAILGSNGSGKSTLLKLLAGVYEPTAGRILLDGVDLGQLHPRDLRRAVGYLSQDVRLFSGTLRDNLNLTQLERDEDRLYRALDFAGLGPFLRGHPKGLDLPIRDGGEGLSVGQRQSIGWARLWLQDPTVVILDEPTAALDTTLETTLVSRLETWLDGRTAIIATHRVPILALTARTLILQNGRMAVDGPRDAVLAHLTKAKAAGGPK comes from the coding sequence GTGATAGCCTTCGATCTGAATGCGGCCCGTGTCAGCGGGGCGTCCGATGGCGTCTTGCCCAAAGCCGTGCCCGCCACGCCCAGCGCGCCCAAGGCCCCCGGACGGGCGCGGGCGCGGGCGGAACTGGCCTCGGCCTATGCCGCGCTTCTGGGCGCGCAGGTGCCCGCCGCCGACATTCTGGAACAGATGCTTCTGGCCGTCGGCGAGGCCACCGCCGCGGTCACCGGCGCCGAGGCGGATGAGGTTCAGCCCGAACATATCGCCGCGGTGCTGCGGGTGGCGGGGATGACCGCCACGGTCGAGCAGATCGCCCGGCTCTCGCCCGGGCAATGGCCGGCGCTGGCGCAGATGACCTCGGGGCAGCTCGTGCTGGTGATCAAGCAGGAAGCCGAGCTGCTGTTCGTTTATGACAAGACCTGCCCCGATCAGCGCGCCGAGGTGGCTCTGGCCGAATTCGCGCCGTTCTTTTCGGGCCGGATCATCCGCGCCCGCACCTCGCTGCGCCAGCTGGAAAGCCGCCACGCCCCCGACACCGCGCCCGAACACTGGTTCTGGGGTGCCTTCAAGGCGCAGCGCCGCGCCTTTGTCGAAGTGGCTCTGGGCTCGCTGTTTGCCAATATCCTGGCCGTCGCGGTCTCGATGTTCTCGATGCAGGTCTATGACCGCGTCATTCCGCACAAGTCCGAGGCGACGCTCTGGGTGCTGGCGCTGGGCGCGCTGCTGGCGCTGGTGCTGGAAATGGCGCTGAAACTGGCGCGCTCGGGGCTGATGGATCTGGCCGGTCGCAAGATCGAGCTGACGGTGCAGGGCCTGCTGATGGACCGGCTTCTGGGGATGAAGGCGGCGCCCGGGCGGCGCTCGCCCAGCCAGCTGTTTTCCGCGATGCGGGAATTTTCCTCGGTGCGGGAGTTCTTTACCGCCTCGACCATCGGCACGATCGCCGACATCCCCTTCATCTTCATCTTTCTGGCCCTTGTCGCCTCGATCGGCGGCAATCTGGTCTGGGTGCTGCTGGCGGGCGCCATCCTGATGGTGGTGCCCGGCTTCCTGCTGCAGGGCAAGATGATGAAGATCACGCAATCGACGCAGGGTGCCTCGGCCCGGGCGGCGAAGCTTCTGCACGAGGCGATCTATGAACATGAAACCGTCGCCACCCAGCGCGGCGCCGACCGGTTCAAGCGGGTCTGGGAAGAGCTGACGACGCTTTCGGCGGTGAAATCCTCGGAAAGCCGCAAGCTCGCCTCGGCCCTGACCTACTGGGCGCAGATGATGCAGCAGGCGACCTATGTGACCGCGGTGATGGTCGGCGCCTACATGGTCTTCGAGGGCGAATTCACCGTGGGCGCGATCATCGCCATCGGGCTTCTGACCTCGCGCACGCTGGCGCCGCTGACGCAGCTGGCGGGAACGATGGCGCGCTGGGCCAATGTGAAGGCGGCGCTGCAGGGCCTTGAAGAAATCGCCGGGGCCGATCAGGTGCAGGCCGCCAGCCGCAGCTATCTGCGCGCCGAACGGATCGAGGGCGAATACGAGCTGCGCGGGCTGGAGTTCAAATACGACCCCGAGGCCTCGGCGACGGTGGACATTGCTGCGCTGCGCATTCCGCCCGGACAAAGGGTCGCCATTCTGGGCTCGAACGGCTCTGGCAAGTCGACGCTGCTGAAGCTGCTCGCGGGGGTTTACGAACCGACGGCCGGGCGGATCCTGCTGGATGGCGTCGATCTGGGCCAGCTGCATCCGCGCGATCTGCGCCGGGCCGTGGGGTATCTTTCGCAGGACGTGCGGCTGTTTTCCGGCACCTTGCGCGACAACCTGAACCTGACGCAGCTGGAACGCGACGAGGACAGGCTTTACCGGGCGCTCGATTTTGCCGGGCTGGGGCCGTTCCTGCGCGGCCATCCGAAGGGCCTTGATCTGCCGATCCGCGACGGCGGCGAGGGGCTTTCGGTGGGCCAGCGGCAGTCGATCGGCTGGGCGCGGCTCTGGCTGCAGGATCCGACGGTGGTGATCCTTGATGAACCCACCGCGGCGCTGGACACCACGCTGGAAACGACGCTGGTCAGCCGGCTGGAGACCTGGCTGGACGGGCGCACGGCGATCATCGCGACGCATCGGGTGCCGATCCTGGCGCTGACCGCGCGGACGCTGATCTTGCAGAACGGCCGGATGGCGGTCGATGGCCCGCGCGATGCGGTGCTGGCGCATCTGACCAAGGCGAAGGCCGCGGGGGGGCCGAAATGA
- a CDS encoding PP2C family protein-serine/threonine phosphatase, protein MPRRVLVVDDSKMQRRILSALLSRSGYEVLEAGTAEEALDICGRIEPDFVLSDWMMPGMSGIEFCQQFRAMPREGYGYFILLTSKTEKHDVAEGLQSGADDFLAKPVNGDELRARLMAGERILTMEHAMKEKNRQLSLALGELQSLYDSINRDLVEACKLQQSLVKERHRSFGNAQVSLTLRPSGHVGGDLVGFFPINIRRVGLYGIDVSGHGITSALMTARLAGYLSGTSPEQNIALIQTEFGFYDGRDPADLAAYLNTLVLEEMQTDSYFTLIYADVDLISGKVALVQAGHPHPAVLRADGSVEFLGDGGLPVGLIEGASYETVTTRLAPGDRLFLGSDGITEAEPPRRPQIGEEGLAMLLKRLNLLRGPAFLDALYWELQRMTSDNLADDVSAVLFEFNGAKENVG, encoded by the coding sequence GTGCCGCGCCGGGTTCTGGTCGTGGACGACAGCAAGATGCAGCGTCGCATCCTGTCCGCGCTGCTCTCGCGGTCGGGCTACGAGGTGCTGGAGGCGGGCACGGCGGAAGAGGCTTTGGACATCTGCGGCCGGATCGAGCCCGATTTCGTGCTCTCCGACTGGATGATGCCCGGCATGTCGGGGATCGAATTCTGCCAGCAGTTCCGCGCCATGCCGCGCGAGGGTTACGGCTATTTCATCCTTCTGACCTCGAAGACGGAAAAGCATGACGTGGCCGAGGGGCTGCAAAGCGGCGCCGATGATTTTCTGGCCAAGCCGGTGAATGGCGACGAGCTGCGGGCCCGGCTGATGGCGGGCGAGCGCATCCTCACCATGGAACATGCGATGAAGGAGAAGAACCGGCAGCTTTCCCTTGCGCTGGGCGAGTTGCAGTCGCTTTACGATTCGATCAACCGCGATCTGGTCGAGGCCTGCAAGCTGCAGCAATCTCTGGTCAAGGAACGCCACCGCAGCTTCGGCAATGCGCAGGTGTCGCTGACGCTGCGGCCCTCGGGCCATGTCGGCGGCGATCTGGTGGGCTTCTTTCCGATCAACATCCGCCGTGTCGGGCTTTATGGCATCGACGTCTCGGGGCATGGCATCACCTCGGCGCTGATGACGGCGCGGCTGGCGGGCTATCTGTCGGGCACCTCGCCCGAGCAGAACATCGCCCTGATCCAGACCGAATTCGGCTTTTACGACGGCCGTGATCCGGCCGATCTGGCCGCCTATCTGAACACGCTCGTGCTCGAGGAAATGCAGACCGACAGCTATTTCACCCTGATCTATGCCGATGTCGACCTGATTTCCGGCAAGGTCGCACTGGTGCAGGCGGGCCATCCGCATCCGGCGGTGCTGCGCGCCGATGGGTCGGTGGAATTTCTGGGCGACGGCGGCCTGCCCGTCGGGCTGATCGAGGGGGCGAGCTACGAAACCGTCACCACCCGGCTTGCGCCAGGGGACCGGCTGTTCCTTGGTTCCGACGGCATCACCGAGGCGGAACCGCCGCGTCGGCCGCAGATCGGCGAGGAGGGGCTTGCCATGCTGCTCAAGCGGCTGAACCTGCTGCGCGGCCCGGCCTTTCTGGATGCGCTTTACTGGGAATTGCAGCGCATGACCTCGGACAACCTGGCCGACGATGTCTCGGCGGTGCTCTTTGAATTCAACGGCGCCAAGGAAAACGTCGGTTAA
- a CDS encoding HlyD family type I secretion periplasmic adaptor subunit, with the protein MSTVDPSAVTTAARRMSWTIWLIGLSILAFLVWSAYARIDQIVRGPGEIVSSSKPQIIQNLEGGILAELNVSEGDEVSPGTVLGRLHETSYRTQVDDLKAQIAALEIRQLRLEAEMNGLDEFVPSEEQDRLVPEIVKSESALLLARLSDYASRKKGAAAILKQAKAERDMLEKMFERDVAPLIEVTKARKAYSDAEAQLNDITTKAELDRASDYSETLEKLGTLRQQLKLSEDQLTRTTLTSPMHGIVNKLSVTTIGGVVRPGEEILEIIPLDEELFIDARIAPKDIANVKLGQAATIKLSAYDYTIYGSLQGAVHFVSADTFKDEQKPDAEPYYKVTLRVDLARLTERQRRLEIRPGMQATVELYTGEKTVLQYLLKPLYKSREALREP; encoded by the coding sequence ATGAGCACCGTCGATCCTTCGGCGGTGACCACGGCGGCGCGGCGGATGAGCTGGACGATCTGGCTGATCGGCCTGTCGATCCTGGCCTTTCTGGTCTGGTCCGCCTATGCCCGCATCGACCAGATCGTGCGCGGCCCCGGAGAGATCGTCTCCTCCTCGAAGCCGCAGATCATCCAGAACCTGGAAGGCGGGATTCTGGCGGAGCTGAATGTCTCCGAGGGCGACGAGGTGTCCCCCGGCACGGTGCTGGGGCGGCTGCACGAGACCTCGTACCGGACCCAGGTCGATGATCTGAAGGCGCAGATCGCGGCGCTGGAAATCCGGCAGCTGCGGCTCGAGGCCGAGATGAACGGGCTGGACGAATTCGTGCCGAGCGAGGAACAGGATCGGCTGGTCCCCGAGATCGTGAAATCGGAAAGCGCGCTGCTGCTGGCGCGGCTGAGCGATTATGCCTCGCGCAAGAAGGGGGCGGCGGCGATCCTGAAACAGGCCAAGGCGGAACGGGACATGCTGGAAAAGATGTTCGAACGCGATGTGGCGCCGCTGATCGAGGTGACCAAGGCGCGCAAGGCCTATTCCGATGCCGAGGCGCAGCTGAACGACATCACCACCAAGGCGGAGCTGGACCGCGCCTCGGATTATTCCGAAACGCTGGAAAAGCTGGGCACCTTGCGCCAGCAGCTGAAACTGTCGGAAGACCAGCTGACGCGGACCACGCTGACCTCGCCGATGCACGGGATCGTCAACAAGCTGTCGGTGACGACGATCGGCGGCGTCGTGCGGCCGGGCGAGGAGATTCTGGAGATCATTCCGCTGGACGAGGAACTGTTCATCGACGCCCGGATCGCGCCAAAGGACATCGCCAACGTGAAGCTGGGTCAGGCGGCGACGATCAAGCTGTCGGCTTATGATTACACGATTTACGGCAGCCTGCAGGGCGCGGTGCATTTCGTTTCGGCCGACACGTTCAAGGACGAACAGAAGCCCGATGCCGAGCCCTATTACAAGGTCACGCTGCGGGTCGATCTGGCGCGGCTGACCGAACGGCAGCGCCGTCTTGAAATCCGGCCGGGGATGCAGGCGACGGTGGAGCTTTACACCGGCGAAAAGACCGTGCTGCAATATCTGCTCAAGCCGCTTTACAAATCGCGCGAGGCGCTGCGCGAGCCTTAA
- a CDS encoding NUDIX domain-containing protein, whose amino-acid sequence MRRFGEQVVAGQRYRLRPGAYAVLMRGDRFLLTHQAEPKPEFQLPGGGIDPGEGALTALNREVFEETGWSITGHRRLGAYRRFTYMPEYDRWAEKVCHIYLARPALRRGPPSEPGHTAFWMSGAEALAALSNSGDRHFMAKVLRNLG is encoded by the coding sequence ATGCGGCGGTTTGGCGAACAGGTGGTGGCGGGGCAGCGCTACAGGCTGCGGCCGGGGGCCTATGCGGTGCTGATGCGGGGCGACCGTTTCCTGCTGACGCATCAGGCCGAGCCGAAGCCCGAATTCCAGCTGCCCGGCGGCGGCATCGATCCGGGCGAGGGCGCGCTGACGGCGCTGAACCGCGAGGTGTTCGAGGAGACGGGCTGGTCGATCACCGGGCATCGGCGGCTGGGGGCCTATCGGCGCTTCACCTACATGCCGGAATACGACCGCTGGGCGGAAAAGGTCTGCCACATCTATCTGGCGCGGCCCGCGCTGCGCCGCGGCCCGCCGAGCGAACCCGGCCATACCGCCTTCTGGATGTCGGGCGCCGAGGCGCTGGCCGCGCTGAGCAATTCCGGCGACCGGCACTTTATGGCGAAAGTTCTGCGAAATCTGGGCTGA
- a CDS encoding NUDIX hydrolase has product MADGFAPLLAALARPGRPSSDFDLNPGTVLPEGRVLRPAGVLLVFEETPAGLRLYLTKRASHLRHHPGQIAFPGGKVEPGDAGPVAAALREAEEEIGLPRGTVEILGTLDPHETVTGFLVTPVLARLRAPFTPRPDPSEVEAVFTIPFSHLVSGRFRVESRHWRGGMRRYYVAPFGPHYIWGATARMLRALTDRMGR; this is encoded by the coding sequence ATGGCTGACGGCTTCGCGCCCCTCCTTGCCGCTCTGGCAAGGCCGGGGCGGCCGTCGTCGGATTTCGACCTGAACCCCGGGACGGTGCTGCCCGAGGGCCGCGTGCTGCGGCCTGCGGGGGTCCTGCTGGTCTTCGAAGAGACGCCCGCGGGGCTGCGGCTTTACCTGACCAAGCGCGCCTCGCATCTGCGCCACCATCCGGGGCAGATCGCCTTTCCGGGCGGCAAGGTCGAGCCGGGCGACGCGGGCCCGGTGGCGGCGGCGCTGCGCGAGGCCGAGGAGGAAATCGGCCTGCCGCGCGGCACTGTCGAGATCCTTGGCACGCTTGATCCGCATGAGACGGTGACGGGCTTTCTGGTCACCCCGGTTCTGGCGCGGCTGAGGGCGCCCTTCACCCCGCGCCCGGACCCGTCCGAGGTCGAGGCGGTCTTCACCATTCCCTTTTCGCATCTGGTTTCGGGCCGGTTCAGGGTCGAAAGCCGCCACTGGCGCGGCGGGATGCGGCGCTATTATGTGGCGCCCTTTGGCCCGCATTACATCTGGGGCGCCACCGCGCGGATGCTGCGGGCGCTGACCGACCGGATGGGCCGATGA